Proteins encoded within one genomic window of Candidatus Thiodiazotropha endoloripes:
- a CDS encoding response regulator transcription factor, producing the protein MSSRPTVFVVDDDQAMRNSLKWLIESVSMQVETFESANAFIQSYYPGRSGCLLLDVRMPGMSGLELQEYLKVNQIAIPVIIITGHGDVPMAVRAMKAGAVDFIEKPFNDELLLESIRHAMAVDAKQRDTQSQRAEIATRLARLTPREHEVMLMVTNGKANKEIATSLGVSSKTVEAHRARVMEKMEADSLAELVRMAISANLTLVETPEE; encoded by the coding sequence ATGAGTAGTCGACCGACGGTTTTTGTAGTTGATGATGATCAGGCGATGAGGAACTCATTGAAATGGCTGATCGAATCGGTATCCATGCAAGTCGAGACCTTCGAATCGGCGAACGCCTTTATTCAGTCCTACTATCCAGGGCGCTCCGGTTGTCTGCTTCTTGACGTGCGCATGCCCGGGATGAGCGGTTTGGAGTTGCAGGAGTATCTGAAGGTCAATCAGATCGCCATACCGGTGATCATCATCACCGGTCATGGGGATGTACCGATGGCGGTTCGGGCCATGAAAGCCGGGGCTGTGGACTTCATCGAGAAGCCTTTCAATGATGAGCTGTTACTGGAGAGTATTCGTCATGCCATGGCGGTGGATGCCAAACAGCGCGATACGCAGTCGCAGCGCGCTGAGATAGCCACCCGACTGGCAAGGCTGACCCCCAGAGAGCATGAAGTGATGTTGATGGTCACCAATGGCAAGGCCAACAAGGAGATCGCCACCAGCCTGGGTGTCAGCTCAAAGACGGTGGAGGCCCATCGGGCCCGTGTCATGGAGAAGATGGAGGCTGACTCGTTGGCAGAACTGGTCCGCATGGCAATCAGTGCCAACCTGACCTTGGTTGAAACACCTGAGGAGTAG
- the cmoA gene encoding carboxy-S-adenosyl-L-methionine synthase CmoA codes for MKKDELYADPQQVVPDFVFDERVAQVFPDMINRSVPGYATIINMIGTLASRRVTRGSNCYDLGCSLGAASMAVRSSMPHQDYALIAVDNSLPMLQQAAKLLELDQAESPIELVCSDVRNVTIERASMIILNFTLQFIPAEDREDFLTQLYDGMQDNGLLVLSEKIALSNEASQNLFTEMHHSFKKAQGYSDLEISQKRSALENVLIPETLERHKLRLQKVGFTTVEVWFQCFNFVSLLAIK; via the coding sequence ATGAAAAAAGATGAACTGTATGCCGATCCGCAGCAGGTGGTCCCCGATTTTGTCTTTGATGAGCGGGTTGCCCAGGTCTTTCCCGACATGATCAATCGTTCGGTTCCCGGCTATGCGACCATTATCAATATGATCGGTACTCTGGCGAGCCGCCGGGTGACCCGGGGTTCCAACTGTTACGATCTGGGTTGCTCACTGGGGGCGGCCAGCATGGCAGTCCGCTCCTCCATGCCACACCAGGACTATGCGTTGATTGCGGTGGATAACTCCCTGCCGATGTTACAACAGGCTGCGAAGCTGTTGGAGCTGGATCAAGCGGAAAGTCCGATAGAGCTGGTCTGCTCTGATGTACGGAATGTGACGATCGAGCGGGCCTCCATGATTATCCTGAATTTCACCCTGCAATTCATACCAGCAGAGGATCGTGAGGATTTTTTAACGCAACTCTATGATGGGATGCAGGATAACGGTCTGTTGGTACTTTCGGAAAAGATTGCACTCTCCAATGAGGCTTCACAAAATCTGTTTACCGAGATGCACCACAGCTTCAAGAAAGCTCAGGGTTACAGTGACCTGGAGATCAGTCAAAAGCGCAGTGCTCTGGAAAATGTGTTGATTCCGGAGACCCTGGAGAGACACAAGCTGCGTCTTCAAAAGGTCGGTTTCACAACGGTGGAAGTCTGGTTTCAGTGTTTTAACTTTGTCTCACTACTGGCCATTAAATGA
- a CDS encoding dihydrolipoyl dehydrogenase translates to MAEKSVDVAILGSGTAGLNATGQVGPSGKNFLLINGGEPGTTCARVGCMPSKALIQVAEDYHRRTHLDRYGVDGHTEMTIDIPEAMEHVQDLRDNFVDRVLSNSTDNMGERFVEAYAEFVDPHTLQLDNGDRVIAEKIVIATGSRPVVPQAWEAFGDKVLTTDSFFELEDLPESVAVVGLGVIGLELGQSLNRLGIKVSGFDMAETIGGTTDPEVSKTALEIMQREFPIYLGEAVELSAEGEQVRVSAGENSVVVDKVLASLGRTPNVEGLSLTNTGIELDANGIPLYNPNTMQCGNSHIFIAGDLNGEKPILHEAGDEGKIAGYNAAHDDVMGFKRKVPLAINFCDPNICLVGKRYQELDLDNTAIGEVKLAPVGRALIMGQNRGVIRVYAEKSSGRMVGAEMITTRGENLAHLLNWAISQDLTVGDLIRMPFYHPVIEEALQAALNNLYAQVETKNQGPIKELYPL, encoded by the coding sequence GTGGCAGAAAAAAGTGTCGACGTCGCTATTCTGGGTTCCGGTACCGCCGGTCTAAACGCTACCGGCCAGGTTGGACCGAGCGGGAAGAACTTTCTGCTGATCAATGGCGGAGAACCGGGCACCACCTGTGCCAGGGTTGGCTGTATGCCCTCCAAAGCCCTGATCCAGGTTGCCGAGGATTATCATCGCCGCACCCATCTTGATCGCTACGGCGTGGATGGCCATACCGAAATGACGATCGATATTCCGGAAGCCATGGAACATGTTCAGGACCTACGTGACAACTTCGTCGACCGGGTGCTATCGAACAGTACGGACAATATGGGTGAGCGGTTCGTCGAAGCCTATGCGGAGTTCGTCGATCCTCATACTTTGCAACTCGATAACGGTGATCGGGTGATTGCCGAGAAAATCGTCATCGCCACAGGATCCCGGCCGGTGGTACCCCAGGCATGGGAAGCTTTTGGCGATAAGGTTTTAACCACCGACAGCTTTTTTGAGTTGGAGGATCTGCCGGAATCGGTGGCCGTTGTCGGCCTGGGTGTCATCGGCCTGGAACTTGGTCAATCACTCAACCGACTGGGTATCAAGGTCAGTGGCTTCGACATGGCTGAGACCATTGGTGGCACCACCGATCCCGAGGTATCCAAGACCGCACTGGAGATTATGCAGCGGGAATTCCCAATCTATCTGGGAGAAGCGGTAGAACTCTCTGCTGAGGGCGAGCAAGTGAGGGTCAGCGCCGGTGAGAATTCCGTGGTTGTCGACAAGGTGCTTGCCAGCCTTGGGCGGACACCCAATGTGGAAGGATTGTCGCTGACCAATACCGGCATAGAACTCGATGCCAATGGCATCCCTCTATACAACCCGAACACCATGCAGTGCGGCAACTCTCATATCTTCATCGCCGGTGATCTGAACGGTGAAAAACCAATTCTTCACGAAGCCGGGGACGAAGGCAAAATCGCCGGTTATAACGCTGCCCATGATGATGTGATGGGATTCAAACGCAAGGTCCCATTGGCTATCAATTTCTGTGATCCCAATATCTGCCTGGTCGGCAAACGCTATCAGGAACTGGACCTGGATAACACAGCCATCGGCGAGGTGAAACTGGCTCCTGTGGGACGGGCGCTGATCATGGGGCAGAACCGGGGTGTAATCCGTGTCTACGCTGAGAAATCCTCAGGGCGGATGGTTGGCGCGGAGATGATCACCACCCGGGGTGAGAATCTGGCACACCTGTTGAACTGGGCCATTTCACAAGACCTAACCGTTGGGGATCTGATCCGCATGCCCTTCTATCACCCGGTGATCGAAGAGGCACTACAGGCAGCTTTGAATAACCTGTACGCACAGGTCGAGACAAAAAACCAAGGCCCGATTAAAGAGCTTTACCCCTTATGA
- a CDS encoding MFS transporter, with amino-acid sequence MNQQTSKALLKHPPTFAWTLYDWANSAFATTVMAGFFPVFFKQYWSAGVEVTESTFRLGMANSLASILVVCMAPFLGALADQAGAKKKFLLFFAAMGIVMTGSLYLVSMGNWVMALVLYCLGMLGFMGGNIFYDSLLVSVTQKQHYDRVSAYGYAFGYLGGGLLFTFNVLMTLYPGAFGLADAAQAVRLSFISVAVWWGLFSLPLFLLVEEPTGPKQQKGWFSASLRQLLETFASLRSLRMTFLFLLAYWCYIDGVDTIVRMAVDFGLSIGFDANNLMVALLITQFVGFPAALVFASIAARRGAKQGIMIAIFIYLLILLWAYHMESVWEFYTLAIAIGLVQGGIQALSRSLYARLIPHNQAAEFFGFYNMLGKFAAVLGPFIMGWVGVLTGSTRISILSVGILFILGGVLLSMVDVKAGEKAAQEMD; translated from the coding sequence ATGAACCAACAGACCAGTAAGGCATTACTCAAGCACCCCCCCACCTTCGCCTGGACACTCTATGACTGGGCAAACTCAGCCTTTGCAACGACCGTAATGGCGGGATTTTTTCCGGTGTTTTTCAAGCAGTATTGGAGTGCCGGTGTTGAGGTTACCGAGTCGACCTTCCGACTGGGCATGGCCAACTCCCTGGCGAGCATTCTGGTGGTCTGCATGGCGCCGTTTCTCGGTGCGCTGGCGGATCAGGCCGGGGCGAAAAAGAAGTTTCTGCTGTTTTTTGCAGCCATGGGTATTGTCATGACCGGTTCCCTCTATCTGGTGTCGATGGGTAACTGGGTCATGGCACTGGTACTTTACTGTCTGGGTATGCTCGGCTTCATGGGGGGTAACATCTTCTACGACTCCCTGCTGGTGTCGGTTACCCAAAAACAGCACTATGATCGGGTATCCGCCTATGGCTATGCGTTTGGATATCTCGGGGGAGGGCTGCTGTTCACCTTCAATGTGTTGATGACTCTCTATCCAGGCGCCTTCGGACTGGCTGATGCTGCTCAGGCGGTACGTCTCTCGTTCATCAGTGTGGCCGTCTGGTGGGGGCTGTTTTCACTGCCATTGTTTCTGTTGGTTGAGGAGCCCACGGGGCCAAAGCAGCAGAAAGGCTGGTTCTCCGCCAGTCTGCGCCAACTGCTGGAGACCTTCGCCAGCCTGCGCAGTCTGCGTATGACCTTCCTGTTTCTACTCGCCTACTGGTGCTACATCGATGGGGTGGACACAATCGTCAGAATGGCGGTAGATTTCGGTCTCTCGATCGGTTTCGATGCCAACAACCTGATGGTCGCCCTGTTGATCACCCAATTTGTCGGATTTCCCGCCGCACTGGTGTTCGCCTCCATAGCGGCCAGGCGAGGGGCAAAGCAGGGGATCATGATCGCCATCTTTATCTATCTGCTGATTCTGCTCTGGGCTTACCATATGGAATCGGTCTGGGAGTTTTACACCTTGGCGATCGCCATCGGCCTGGTGCAGGGTGGTATACAGGCACTCTCCCGATCCCTCTATGCCCGATTGATTCCCCACAATCAGGCCGCTGAGTTCTTTGGTTTCTACAACATGCTGGGTAAGTTCGCCGCGGTATTGGGGCCCTTCATAATGGGTTGGGTCGGCGTTTTGACCGGCAGTACCAGAATCTCCATTCTCTCGGTTGGCATTCTTTTTATTCTGGGTGGGGTACTGTTGAGCATGGTGGATGTGAAGGCGGGTGAAAAGGCGGCCCAGGAGATGGACTAG
- a CDS encoding OsmC family protein: MDSIEVNFTGGKRIEAQVGDFTLQTDQPLKYGGEASAPAPFDLFLGSLATCAGIFAWNFCESRQLPTEGLALKMECIEDEKKKMISNIIFHLTLPKDFPERYQSGIIRAMELCAVKRHMHTAPDFSIQVK; encoded by the coding sequence ATGGACTCTATCGAGGTCAATTTTACCGGCGGCAAACGTATTGAAGCGCAGGTGGGGGATTTCACCCTGCAGACGGATCAGCCTCTCAAATATGGTGGCGAAGCGAGCGCCCCTGCCCCGTTTGATCTGTTTCTCGGGTCACTCGCCACCTGTGCCGGCATTTTTGCCTGGAATTTCTGTGAATCCCGACAGCTGCCCACCGAGGGCCTGGCACTGAAAATGGAGTGTATCGAGGATGAAAAGAAGAAAATGATCAGCAACATTATCTTTCATCTGACCCTGCCCAAGGATTTTCCAGAGCGCTACCAGAGCGGCATCATTCGGGCAATGGAGCTGTGTGCGGTTAAAAGACATATGCATACCGCCCCGGATTTCTCGATCCAGGTCAAATAG
- a CDS encoding DUF3450 domain-containing protein, translating to MKIYMTLAVALGLLISQGDGFAAEKLKRAIDMEVAGQKAAGNSQKSVERLDDESRKMLEEYRLLNQQLQRTKLANDDLQSQVERQSAEIRRITDELQEIDRMRSELDPLMQQMLETLAELVARDSPFLSEEREARVASLQSASEDRTNEISERYRQLLEAYQIEADYGRNIEAYQAQLVTEGEQQKMVDFLRIGRVALFYQTLDGKAGGVWDNQNRRWISLDSSHMTELTRSMRIARKQLPPDLMVLPMRIPEGGGQ from the coding sequence ATGAAGATATATATGACATTGGCAGTTGCCCTGGGTCTGTTGATTTCACAGGGTGATGGATTTGCTGCAGAAAAACTTAAACGCGCCATTGATATGGAAGTGGCTGGGCAAAAAGCGGCCGGTAACTCCCAGAAGAGTGTTGAGCGCCTGGATGACGAAAGCCGCAAGATGCTTGAAGAGTATCGTCTGCTCAATCAACAGCTGCAAAGGACCAAACTGGCAAACGACGATCTGCAATCCCAGGTTGAGCGGCAGTCCGCTGAGATCAGACGGATTACTGATGAGCTGCAGGAGATTGATCGTATGCGCAGCGAACTCGATCCGCTGATGCAGCAGATGCTGGAGACCCTGGCTGAGTTGGTTGCCAGAGACAGCCCGTTTCTGAGTGAAGAGCGGGAGGCTAGAGTGGCCTCTCTGCAGAGTGCCAGTGAGGATCGCACCAATGAGATTTCCGAGCGCTATCGACAGCTGCTCGAGGCCTACCAGATCGAGGCGGACTACGGCCGCAACATTGAGGCCTATCAGGCCCAACTGGTGACCGAGGGTGAACAGCAGAAGATGGTGGATTTTCTGAGAATCGGTCGGGTCGCCCTGTTTTACCAAACCCTGGACGGTAAAGCAGGGGGGGTATGGGACAATCAGAATCGTCGCTGGATCAGCCTCGATTCGAGTCATATGACAGAGTTGACCCGGTCAATGCGGATAGCACGCAAGCAACTGCCGCCCGACCTGATGGTACTACCGATGCGGATACCTGAAGGAGGCGGCCAATGA
- a CDS encoding FAD-linked oxidase C-terminal domain-containing protein: MGIDRQSLAAEFLNMLPSDCVIYREEELIPFECDGLSAYRKVPLIVLLPYTADQVELVLKHCHERQIPVVARGAGTGLSGGALPHEQGVLLSLARLNKIIEIDRDNRLACVQPGVRNLAVSEAAKPYGLYYAPDPSSQIACSIGGNVAENAGGVHCLKYGLTLHNVLQVTLITIDGERLTFGCNGLDAPGLDLLTLITGSEGMLGLVVEVVVKLLPIPERQQVALAAFDEVEIAGKAVAEIIAKGILPAGLEMMDNLSLRAAEDFVHAGYPTDAAAILLCEVDGSEDEVSEEIMRVRQILLDSGAREVRTAEDETERMRFWAGRKNAFPAVGRLAPDYYCMDGTIPRNQLGKVLTMIGEMSEKYGLPCANVFHAGDGNLHPLILYDANNEGELEKAEEFGGEILELCVAVGGTITGEHGVGIEKINQMCAQFPDPELETFHAVKAVFDPHNLLNPGKAIPTLARCAEFGAMHVHAGKLRFPELERF, from the coding sequence ATGGGTATTGACCGCCAGAGCCTTGCGGCAGAGTTTTTAAACATGCTCCCTTCCGATTGCGTCATCTATCGTGAGGAGGAGTTGATCCCTTTTGAGTGCGATGGTCTGTCCGCCTATCGGAAGGTTCCTTTGATTGTCCTCTTGCCCTACACCGCAGACCAGGTGGAGCTTGTCCTGAAACACTGTCATGAAAGGCAGATTCCCGTCGTGGCCCGTGGTGCGGGAACCGGTCTCTCCGGTGGGGCACTACCCCACGAACAGGGGGTATTACTCAGTCTGGCCAGACTCAATAAGATCATTGAAATCGATCGGGACAACCGCTTGGCCTGCGTCCAACCGGGGGTGAGAAACCTGGCTGTGAGTGAAGCGGCCAAACCCTATGGACTCTACTATGCACCGGACCCCTCCTCCCAGATCGCCTGTTCGATTGGTGGCAATGTGGCGGAAAATGCGGGGGGAGTTCACTGCCTCAAATATGGCCTCACTCTGCATAATGTGTTGCAGGTCACCCTGATCACCATTGATGGTGAGCGTCTGACCTTCGGCTGCAACGGCCTGGATGCCCCGGGCCTCGATCTGTTGACCCTGATCACCGGCTCAGAGGGTATGCTCGGCCTGGTGGTCGAAGTGGTGGTGAAACTGTTGCCGATCCCGGAGCGACAGCAGGTGGCTCTGGCCGCTTTCGACGAAGTGGAGATCGCTGGAAAGGCAGTTGCGGAGATCATCGCCAAGGGGATTCTTCCTGCCGGTCTGGAGATGATGGATAACCTCTCACTGCGCGCTGCGGAGGATTTTGTACATGCCGGTTATCCAACCGATGCGGCGGCCATACTGCTGTGTGAGGTTGATGGCAGTGAAGATGAGGTCTCCGAAGAGATCATGCGGGTTCGTCAGATTCTGCTCGATTCCGGTGCCCGTGAGGTGCGTACGGCTGAGGATGAAACCGAGCGCATGAGGTTTTGGGCCGGCCGTAAAAATGCCTTTCCCGCAGTGGGTCGGCTGGCGCCGGATTACTACTGCATGGATGGCACGATCCCGCGCAACCAACTGGGCAAGGTCTTGACCATGATCGGTGAAATGTCTGAAAAGTATGGCTTGCCCTGCGCCAACGTCTTTCATGCGGGTGACGGCAATCTGCATCCGTTGATCCTCTATGATGCGAACAATGAGGGTGAGTTGGAAAAAGCCGAGGAGTTTGGTGGTGAAATCCTCGAACTCTGTGTCGCCGTGGGGGGTACCATAACCGGCGAACATGGTGTGGGTATCGAGAAGATCAACCAGATGTGCGCTCAGTTCCCGGATCCTGAACTGGAGACATTTCATGCGGTAAAGGCGGTTTTTGACCCCCACAATCTGCTCAATCCGGGCAAAGCGATCCCGACCCTGGCCCGCTGTGCGGAATTTGGCGCCATGCACGTCCATGCGGGCAAGCTGCGTTTTCCTGAGCTGGAGCGTTTCTGA
- the glcE gene encoding glycolate oxidase subunit GlcE has product MSGDQDQSSLLQANIKDALAEHSCLRLMGSGSKDFYGRELGQQQVLDLSGNRGIVSYEPTELVITARGGTPLDEIEAALAANGQMLPFEPPHFDGKGTIGGAIAAGLSGPRRPWGGSPRDLLLGIKLLDGQGRIMSFGGQVMKNVAGYDISRLMAGAMGTLGVLLEVSIKVLPKPVEEHTLIFDRDPHSATRLVGEMIAESQPVTASFSLADKQAIRLACSHQRLGAIRQKYGLQESTESTGFWQQLRDHKLDFFQQSKPLWRLSLKPTSPLELTEPCLQEWSGGLRWLYSERPATEIRTLVESQGGHALQFRNGDRSGDIFHPLHPRILKIQQGLKAVFDPHGLFNPGRHYSDY; this is encoded by the coding sequence ATGTCTGGCGATCAAGATCAATCATCACTGCTGCAGGCCAACATCAAAGATGCACTGGCCGAGCATAGCTGCCTGCGGTTGATGGGTAGTGGCAGTAAGGATTTCTATGGGCGGGAACTGGGCCAGCAGCAGGTTCTGGATCTCAGCGGCAACCGGGGCATCGTCAGTTATGAGCCAACCGAACTGGTGATCACCGCCCGCGGAGGAACCCCGCTGGACGAGATTGAAGCGGCTCTGGCGGCGAATGGCCAGATGCTGCCTTTCGAACCACCCCATTTCGATGGCAAGGGTACGATCGGCGGTGCTATCGCGGCCGGTCTCAGCGGTCCCAGACGCCCCTGGGGCGGTTCCCCAAGAGATCTTCTTCTGGGCATCAAACTGCTGGATGGGCAGGGCAGAATCATGAGCTTCGGTGGTCAGGTGATGAAGAATGTCGCAGGCTATGACATTTCCCGCTTGATGGCCGGTGCAATGGGCACGCTAGGAGTACTGCTGGAAGTCTCCATCAAGGTACTGCCCAAGCCCGTTGAGGAGCATACCCTGATATTTGATCGGGATCCGCACAGTGCGACCCGCCTGGTCGGGGAGATGATCGCCGAATCACAACCTGTCACCGCCAGCTTCAGCCTGGCGGACAAACAGGCGATTCGACTCGCCTGCAGTCATCAGCGTCTCGGTGCTATCCGCCAGAAATACGGCCTGCAGGAGAGCACTGAATCAACCGGCTTCTGGCAACAGCTCAGAGATCACAAGCTCGATTTTTTCCAACAATCCAAACCACTCTGGCGACTTTCGTTGAAACCGACCAGTCCACTGGAACTGACTGAACCCTGCCTGCAAGAGTGGTCCGGTGGATTACGCTGGCTCTACAGCGAGCGCCCGGCAACGGAGATCCGCACTCTGGTTGAGAGTCAGGGTGGACATGCCTTACAGTTTCGCAATGGTGATCGAAGTGGCGACATCTTCCACCCGCTTCACCCCCGCATCCTGAAGATCCAGCAGGGATTGAAGGCGGTATTCGATCCGCACGGCCTGTTCAATCCAGGCCGGCACTATTCAGACTATTAA
- the cmoB gene encoding tRNA 5-methoxyuridine(34)/uridine 5-oxyacetic acid(34) synthase CmoB → MNYDWDWCEAYGDHPLERWLKELPQQVERVWREQTHGDIHKWREALARLPDIPVSKVDFRSAKVQAGEMADCDDPTRSQIVDALQQLHPWRKGPYRICGIDVDTEWRSDLKWDRLVEQISPLKNRTVLDVGCGNGYHLWRIHGEGAMRVIGIDPTQLFNMQFEAFKHFLGNGYPVHLFPLGIEDLPAELKAFDTVFSMGVFYHRQSPFSHLTELMGALRKEGELVLETLVIEGGDREVLVPENRYAKMRNVWFIPTVETLKGWMKRSGFSDIRLVDISTTTTDEQRSTEWMRFESLQDYLDPRNPDLTVEGYPAPRRAILVAKKGRG, encoded by the coding sequence ATGAACTACGATTGGGATTGGTGTGAAGCCTACGGTGATCATCCTCTGGAACGCTGGCTGAAGGAGCTTCCTCAACAGGTTGAGCGGGTATGGCGTGAACAGACCCACGGGGATATTCATAAGTGGCGAGAAGCGCTGGCCCGGTTACCCGACATCCCTGTTTCAAAAGTTGATTTCAGATCCGCCAAAGTGCAAGCCGGTGAGATGGCCGATTGTGATGATCCAACCAGGAGTCAGATCGTCGATGCACTACAGCAGTTGCACCCCTGGCGCAAAGGTCCATACCGGATATGCGGCATTGATGTAGATACCGAGTGGCGTTCAGATCTTAAGTGGGATCGCCTGGTTGAGCAGATATCGCCGCTGAAAAACCGAACCGTGTTGGATGTTGGCTGTGGCAATGGTTACCACCTCTGGCGCATTCATGGGGAGGGGGCGATGCGGGTGATCGGGATCGATCCGACCCAGCTGTTCAATATGCAGTTCGAAGCCTTCAAGCACTTTCTTGGCAATGGCTATCCGGTCCATCTGTTTCCCCTGGGTATTGAGGATCTGCCTGCGGAGTTGAAGGCGTTCGATACGGTCTTCTCGATGGGGGTCTTTTATCATCGCCAATCGCCTTTCTCCCACTTGACTGAGTTGATGGGGGCACTGCGCAAAGAGGGTGAGCTGGTGCTAGAAACCCTGGTGATCGAGGGGGGGGACAGGGAGGTTCTGGTCCCGGAAAACCGCTATGCGAAGATGCGCAATGTCTGGTTTATCCCCACGGTAGAGACCCTCAAAGGGTGGATGAAACGCAGTGGTTTCAGCGATATTCGACTGGTGGATATTTCTACTACCACAACCGATGAGCAAAGGTCGACGGAGTGGATGCGTTTTGAGTCGCTGCAGGACTATCTGGACCCTCGGAATCCTGATCTGACTGTCGAAGGTTATCCTGCACCAAGACGTGCCATCCTGGTTGCGAAAAAGGGTAGGGGCTGA
- a CDS encoding MotA/TolQ/ExbB proton channel family protein — MNRLLRFIIFLIGAVAQQPMALAAEDSLQSLLEEVRKSRQVQQSRDQAREKRFLEQHQQRKSELEAIRQQLQAEQQRQQQLLVQFDDQREELEKLKQTHQQSTGSFGELFGVVRQVASESLNLFKNDLTSSRQQQDLAILEEVASSRSLPSLERLQDLWEIFLTRIIQSGQIWQASLPVILTSGEEQQEQVTVVGLFNALSNGRYLRYLPETARFVELSRQPAPRYQLLAKQAEQSDGGLQKLAIDPSRGAILSLLVASPTLTERIQQGGYIGYFILFLGALGSLVIIERVISLFWVGRRVKRQLKQEEPMENNPLGRLLAINRQHHAISGDALQKHFDEAILRELPKLRRGLRLLAIFAAVAPLLGLLGTVTGMIETFQSITLFGTGDPKLMSGGISQALVTTELGLAVAIPMVLLHSYLAGRSNRVIRLLDQQSAAMVAARTGS, encoded by the coding sequence ATGAATCGACTGCTTCGTTTTATCATCTTCCTGATCGGTGCGGTCGCTCAGCAACCCATGGCACTGGCCGCAGAGGATTCGTTACAATCCCTGCTGGAAGAGGTCAGAAAGTCCCGCCAGGTACAACAAAGCAGAGATCAGGCCAGGGAGAAACGATTTCTCGAGCAGCATCAGCAGCGAAAGTCGGAGCTCGAAGCCATCAGACAGCAGCTGCAGGCGGAACAACAGCGCCAACAACAGCTGCTGGTTCAATTCGATGATCAACGTGAGGAGCTTGAAAAACTCAAACAGACCCACCAGCAGAGTACGGGAAGTTTCGGGGAGTTGTTTGGGGTGGTCAGGCAGGTTGCCTCAGAGAGTTTGAACCTGTTCAAAAATGATCTGACCTCGTCCAGACAACAGCAGGATCTGGCCATCCTGGAAGAGGTCGCCAGCAGCCGTTCGCTTCCCTCACTGGAGCGTCTGCAGGATCTGTGGGAGATCTTTTTGACACGCATTATCCAATCCGGCCAGATCTGGCAGGCATCATTGCCGGTGATCCTGACCAGCGGAGAGGAGCAACAGGAGCAGGTGACCGTCGTCGGACTGTTTAATGCATTATCCAACGGCCGCTACCTCAGATATCTGCCGGAAACCGCCCGTTTCGTGGAGCTGAGCAGACAGCCGGCTCCCCGTTACCAGCTGCTCGCCAAGCAGGCGGAACAGAGTGACGGTGGTTTACAGAAATTGGCAATCGATCCCTCCAGAGGGGCTATCCTGTCACTGCTTGTGGCCTCGCCAACCCTCACTGAGCGGATACAGCAAGGCGGATATATCGGCTATTTCATACTTTTCCTGGGTGCACTGGGTTCACTGGTGATCATTGAGCGAGTGATCAGTCTTTTTTGGGTCGGGCGCCGGGTGAAGCGGCAACTGAAACAGGAAGAGCCGATGGAGAACAATCCCCTCGGAAGACTGCTCGCCATCAATCGACAGCATCATGCTATCTCCGGGGATGCCCTGCAGAAACACTTCGATGAAGCGATCCTCAGGGAGCTGCCGAAACTCAGAAGAGGGCTGCGATTGCTGGCCATCTTTGCCGCCGTCGCGCCACTGCTCGGTCTACTGGGTACGGTGACCGGCATGATCGAGACCTTTCAGTCGATCACACTGTTCGGTACCGGTGATCCGAAGTTGATGTCAGGGGGCATCTCCCAGGCTCTGGTGACCACCGAATTGGGATTGGCCGTGGCCATCCCGATGGTCCTGCTGCACAGCTATCTCGCCGGTCGGAGCAACCGGGTGATCCGCCTGCTGGATCAACAGAGTGCCGCAATGGTGGCGGCCCGTACTGGAAGCTGA